In the Brassica napus cultivar Da-Ae chromosome A7, Da-Ae, whole genome shotgun sequence genome, one interval contains:
- the LOC106376798 gene encoding synaptotagmin-3-like, translated as MKNPDYERVDWLHRFISYMWPYLDKVVCEIIRSSAQPIFADYIGTFCIESIEFEKLSLSLTVHGIKFYETNEKELLFEPSIKWAGNSYIVLVSET; from the exons ATGAAGAATCCTGACTATGAAAGA GTGGACTGGCTCCACAGATTTATCTCATACATGTGGCCCTACCTCGATAAG GTTGTTTGCGAGATTATCCGGAGCTCCGCACAACCCATATTTGCAGATTACATTGGCACTTTCTGTATAGAATCCATTGAGTTCGAGAAACTGAGCCTTTCACTCACAGTTCATG GTATTAAGTTTTATGAGACCAACGAGAAGGAGCTTCTGTTTGAACCTTCAATCAAGTGGGCAGGCAATTCATATATTGTTTTGGTGTCAGAAACATAA